TTTTGGTCTATATGAGGTTCCAAATGATTCCTCATTGATCGTCTACCCGTGTATTCCCTAGTTGCTTTTCGAGACTGGTTTACGACGTCCTGACTCGTTCCTACAGTCAATAAAACTGTTCATACTAAACTACCTACCCGCGTAGTCTTTGATCTCTTCCAAGATCAGTTTACGAAGTCACTGTGTCGGCCTTGACTCGTTCCTACACTCAATAGGGGCTCTCATTGTGACACCTACCCATGTAATCCCAAGTCTAACAAGGATTGGTTTATAGGTTCGTCTCTTCTACACTCAATAGGGGTTCATGCCTTGAGCTAACTACCCATTTAGTCCTTATTTCTTCTCAAGAACTGGTTTAACAGGATTGGCCCTAACCCGACTCTACACTCAATAGTAACTCAGTTAGTTTTGTGATTTTGTAAGCTACCTAAATCATGTTAAGACACCATGGAGGTCTACTAGGTTCTTAGAGGTGTTCATGCGGTTTAAATTCCATTTTCTCAATTCCATGACGTTCTAGGTTAGCCCCTCGGCTTAACAAATCCTTGGGTGCACGTAGATCTAACCTCTAATTCTACATGTAAACCGCACTAGCTACAGCGCCCTAATCTTAACTGTGATATTGATGCATGCTCTactaagaaaatatatttatcaacCGTCTTTAACACATGAATCATGTATACCCGTTCACATATGTTATTTAAGAAGGTATTCCTATCAGCCCTTGATGCATGGAAATCATAAGGTATAAATCATACACACAATCAAACAAGTTCAACGGGGAGATAACGTCCATCAATCACTTAAAGTACATATCAGAATATCTCTTCCTCCATCGTACCATAGCGGAAGACATTAAATTAGTCATGCTTCTCAATTCTCTTGTTCACCATTAGGTGTTAGTAAGCCCTTTTGGACATTCTTAACCTAATTGGCCAAAGGAGACCAAAACACAATTTTTAATTGggtaattaaaattgaaaagctGATACCTACGTGAGTTACATGGCTGGCCACATCTCAACCTTGACTCCCATAGTAAAAGGCTTCATGATACATCGAGGTTCGACTTTGATGCAACATTGTAAGAAAAGACTCCAACATCTTATAGATCTCATTTCTCGAGTTTAGCATAGTTTGACATCTCCTTAAAGTTTGTTGTAGCATTTTATCTCTCAACCTTGTAATTGAACATTGAGACGTAATAGTAGTTGCTTGATTTATACCTAAAACATAGATGTTCAAAATTTCTAGCTATGTACGAGAGCCTCCAATGCAATGAGAACTTGTCATCAAACAAGAGGGGATAGTTATTATTAGGGGTGTTCGtgtgttgggttggattagcctACCCAATTCTTTAAGCTATGCGTTTTTCAACTCAAGCaactcttattaaataattgcCTAACTATAAATCTTAGGCTGGGTTGGTTCACCTTATTTAGGTCatttatccaaatttttatttttaataaaattaaaataaacctctatttaatttctaacattaaattaaaatttgcaactcaatttcaatatatattttaactttttaaaaaattattaaaataaatatatgtatatatattttaaaatttcaataaattggAGTGGACTAGAttctgttggatgaaagtaCCACGtagctaatttaaggaatgatcatgggtttataataaaaaaatattatctccattggcatGTGAGGcgttttggagaagcccaaagcaaagccatgagagcttatgctcaaagtagacaatagtCGTGTttatctaacatggtatcagagtcatgccctaaacttaatcATGCCACtggaatcctcaaatgttgaacaaaggactccaaaagaaaaagtcgaaggcatagtaaaaaatgactaagactccaaaagaaaaaggagttgagcctcgattaaggggaggtgttggatgaaagttccacatcggctaatttagggaatgatcatgaatttataatcaaagaatactatctccattggcatgagcccttttggagaaactcaaagcaaagccatgagagcgtatgctcaaagtggacaatatcataccattgtgtagAGTCGTGCTTATCTAACAGATTCAACTCAATCTAATTCGAGAGAAACCCATAAATCAATCTCATCCATACCGTTTTTCAGTTCTttgaactcaacccaacccacgTAACTTAATAACCCTGAGTTAGGTTGAATGGGTTTACCCATAAATCAATCTCATCCAATCTACTCCGAGAGAAACCCATAAATCAATCTCATCCATACTGTTTTCAGTTCTttgaactcaacccaacccacgTAACTTAATAACCCTTAGTTAGGTTGAATGGGTTTTTCGAGTTACGTATGTTTTTTGAACACTGGACATGGTTGACTCAGTCCAACGATTCTTTTCCACTACTAGTGAATCCTTTTTTTGTCGTTAAATATTATTCCAAGTCTACGATATCAATGTTAAACTTTAGTTCAAATCATTGTAAATGATTTGGTTGAGTTCAAAAGCGAATTTGTGTGTGACCcacaaacaaaagcaaaaacatTTAACATCAACTCAAGCTTAAGATGTTGTATAGCTAATGTTCTTAATTGCATACATCTTAATGTTCTTATAAATAGCTCATAAAAGGATATTATCATGCATGCATGCCACCACCAACAATATAATAATCCTCTTTATTACTTCGtattttgattctttctttccatttgtACGTAAAAAGACGTCCCTTTGTTTTGGTTTGTGCATCAAAATACACACAAAGCCAAAGTAAAAGATGAGTGTCGTAGTATAAAGCAACAAGGGTTCCCTCCTTCTCATGTTTGAAGCcatttattctctctctctcctctctctctctctctctctctctctctcaacatcccaaaatcaaaatcctgTCATGTAGTGATTTCTCTCAAAGATTGCCCATGTTGTTCAAGCTTTAGAGCATAATATTgtctagagagagaggaaatgaGTTCTTATTCTCCTTCTTGTAAGGCCATGGCTGTtatggggtttatttggcttTTGTTAGTGAATGGTTCCCATCAACGGGGACAATCGGTGGCAACTGGGATGATGACGATAACGACGGCAGCTCAATTCGGTGGAATTTCTAAAGAGATGGAGGTGGTCGGTGGTCGTGGTGGCAAGGACGTTGTTCGTTCAGAGTGGCATCTCAACTACATGAGTAAAAGAAGAGTTCCTAATGGCCCTGATCCTATTCATAACAGGTACTACGTTGTTTGAACTTttagtaaaattatatatcttaatcaattgaGCTACTTCAGTTTAGCTCGTAAAACATGACATGGGTGTTGTCTTACTCAATTGAGCTACTTCAGTTTAGCTTGTAAAGCATGACATGGGTGTTGTCTTACTCAATTGAGCTACTTCAGTTCAGCTTGTAAAACATGACATGGGTGTTGTCTTAATCAATTGAACTATTTCAGTTCAGCTCGTAAAACATGACATGGGTGTTGTCTTACTCAATTGAGCTACTTCAGTTTAGCTCGTAAAACATGATATGGGTGTTGTCTTAATCAATTGAGCTACTTCAGTTTAGCTCGTAAAACATGATATGGGTGTTGTCTTAATCAATTGAGCTACTTCAGTTCAGCTTGTAAAACATGACATGGGTATTGTATGTCTAAAactttgtcttgttttttatttgctcaaatcaagaaagagagggagagataaaaaagttcaaatttttctcACTTTGCCTTTTAAAACTGTTACATTGAGTTCTTTTAGCTTAAAGGGTGTCATTTAAAGTCCTTGGTTGAAGGTGACacaaacatctttaaaaccaCAGTAAATAAAAGGTGTATATGTGTGTACTTCAATATATTCCATGCCTTTTACTTAATCAATATCTCTTTATCCATTACTAATACTCGTTCTTAAGTTTTGAGTATCCGTTCAATAGTCGATGATTCAGCTCCGTTCTACAATTGTTAACCTCTCGAAAATCGAAAAACCACTCAAGACTTGaactttttttggtttttcgtTTTGTAGGAGAGCAGGAAACTCTGGAAGACCACCCGGCAAGGCTTAACCTCGGGAATGAAACTGGGCTTTCAAGATGACACGAGATTGCACGATCAGCCATCTTGTATGTGTTACTTTAGGAATGAATGATGAAAACTTATCAGATCAATTCTCGGTTAGAATTTAGGACTcgtttgataatatttttgttttttatttttaaattttaaagtttatgtgTATTTATTACCGGGCGTGTTATCTAGTTCGAACCcgcataaaatttaaaattttaataaatgcttttaaaaaatagttaaaaaccACTTttgaataatgtttttttattaaacaacacaaactaattttttaaaaagtaattataaaaagaaaagaaaaagatttgattggttgtttgtgtaattaaaataaaaataataattaagggATGTTTGTTTTATACTTTAATTAAAAGGTGGGAGAAGGGTTCCCTAAGCTTAATAAAGTGAATTCCACCCATTAAaggtaaaaggaaaagaaaagaaaagaaaagaaaagaaaagaaaagggaacaaaaattaaaggtGGGCTTTGCATTTTGTGTGTTGCTTTGAGATTCTCTTTAGTTTCCATGGCAATATTGTAAATTATCTCAAATATGTCACCAAATGTTTACTAGTTTTTGTCTTCCTCGCAACCTACTTTCGATTCAATAAGCGTTTTATATTCATTGGATTCACAGTATTactttattgttcttttggtTCGAGAATTAGAGAGTTGTAGCAGCACAAGCCcgccactagcagatattgtcctctttgggttttccatTTCGGGACAgtttttttgaatttaggtTAAAACATATAATCTTGACGTACTTTCAATTGGGTTTCGTTTCATTTACATAACAATAAGCGTTTCATATTCATTGGATTGACGACATTACCTCATTTGCTTTTCGTTCGAGAATTAGAGAGTTTAACTATAGCAGcacaagcccaccactagcgaatattgtcctctttgagttttctatTTCGggacagtttttttttttaatttatgttaaaacATATCATCTCGACGTACTTTCAATTGGGTTTCGTTTCATTTGCATAACAATAAGCGTTTCATATTCATCAGATGGATAGTATtacctcattttcttttcgttcGAGAATTAGAGAGTTTAACTGTAACTAcgcaagtccaccgctagtagatactgtcctctttgggttttcccttctaagacatattttttgaatttaggtTAAAACATATCATCTCGACATACTTTCAATTGGGTTTCGTTTCATTTGCATAACAATCAACGTTTCATATTCATTGGATTGACGGTATTACCTCATTttcaagaagaggtttccacacccttacaaaaaatgtttcgttcctctctccaatcgacgtgggatctcacagtaacTACGTTTAGGTTAGGGTATTAGCTGAATTACTATAGTTTTAGAACAGTGTCGTAAAAAATAGCTGTTGAATAGGGAGTAAGAAAGGACGATTAGTGATGATTAGCGTGCATATTATGGGGTCGATTATTGATGTATCGGGTTTTGATTAAATTCGTATAAATATATGATGGGAGTGTCCTTAAGTTATAAGCTTTTTGAGAGTGGTAATgggtttcttttgtttggtgtggctttttgttgtttgagtTTTGATTGGATAGAGTGGTCTAAAAGCAAAGATATGCATTCAAATATCTGCAAGCCATTTActataaagggaaaaaagaaaaaggcctAGCTTTTATCTTTGGTTTCATCAAAtctcacatatatatatttctttcatgggaatcctaaatttttatgggacacatttttatatttattttctagcCATGCTCGAGTTTTGGATAACCTCTACAAAcgtcaatttttaaaattatgtttttactttttctttaacaCCAAATATGAGTGTTGATTCGAGTTTAAAGCGTTAATTTGAAATCTTACCTtctctgggtggtgtagttggttatcacgctagtctcacgcACTAGAGGTCTCCATTCAAACCTACCTGGGCTCAAACAGTTTTAgcattatgtttttacttttcgCGAAATATGAGTGTTGATTCGAGTTTAATGAGTTAATTTGGAATCTCATCTTGTCttggtggtgtagttggttatcacgctagtttAACACACTAGAGGTCTCCAGTTTAAACCTGGGCTTAGACATTTCTAACATACAACATTTGTACTTTTACAAGATTCGAGAAATAGAGTGTTGaccgctagtctcacacactagaggtccccagTTCTTGGAATTTCatcttgtctgggtggtgtagttggttatcacgctagttcatcttgtctgggtggtgtagttggttatcacgctagttcatcttgtctgggtggtgtagttggttatcacgctagttcatcttgtctgggtggtgtagttggttatcacgctagttcatcttgtctgggtggtgtagttggttatcacgctagttcatcttgtctgggtggtgtagttggttatcacgctagttcatcttgtctgggtggtgtagttggttatcacgctagttcatcttgtctgggtggtgtagttggttatcacgctagttcatcttgtctgggtggtgtagttggttatcacgctagttcatcttgtctgggtggtgtagttggttatcacgctagttcatcttgtctgggtggtgtagttggttatcacgctagttcatcttgtctgggtggtgtagttggttatcacgctagttcatcttgtctgggtggtgtagttggttatcacgctagtctcacataCTAGAGACGTTTCTTCTAACATACAACATTTTCACTTTTAGAAGATTCGTGGTGTAGTTAGTTATCACGCTAGTTTCACACACTAGACGTCTCCAGTTAGTTCAAACCTGGGCCTAGACGTTTTATAAGTCCTCACGTGAGGATTGATTCGATATCGGTAATTTAGAATGTTATTGTGTTTAGGTCACATTAATCTCCCTCTAGTATCACACactaaaaatatcattacgCATGCATGGATTACATATAGATTCCTACACTATGATATTATAAacattcctttctttttttgttgattttcgATAGTGTGTGCTCGCTAGTCCATAGTCAAGCATAGGAGCAAGTAAGTATACGAGTCCGCTAATGGGTTTATGCACGCATACATGAACTGTGTGTAGAGAAATACTACACATTTAGCCCTacaaaaaaaagagtagaGTCTAAGGAACAATCCTGGTCCCACCGTTCATGAAACATATCAAGTGTGTTCGCATTTTTCGacc
The nucleotide sequence above comes from Cucurbita pepo subsp. pepo cultivar mu-cu-16 chromosome LG11, ASM280686v2, whole genome shotgun sequence. Encoded proteins:
- the LOC111805292 gene encoding uncharacterized protein LOC111805292, which produces MSSYSPSCKAMAVMGFIWLLLVNGSHQRGQSVATGMMTITTAAQFGGISKEMEVVGGRGGKDVVRSEWHLNYMSKRRVPNGPDPIHNRRAGNSGRPPGKA